Part of the Chitinivibrionales bacterium genome, TTCTTTCCTGAGGTTGCCAACAACTGGACTGCTTCCCGTTTGAACGCATCGTCATACTTCTTACGTGACGTAGACATACACACCTCCAAGAACAAAGATAAATTTGGTTCTCGGAGTGTCCAAATTCAGGAGTACACCTCATAAAGCCTGATTTGTCGCTCCCCCTATAAATGGGGAGTATTATCTTGCCGAGATTTTCTGCCCGAAAACACTTTCTTTATTGCAGCCTTCCTTTTTGGTTTGATTTACCTTATATTATGGGGAAACAGACAAATAAAGGAGGAAACAATGAGAATCAAGTTTATGGTCGTTTTGGCGGGCTTGGCATGGCAATGCTGCGCGATTCAGATCAGCCCTGATACGGTTTTTACTGAAGGTTCAGGAGTAAGTACAAATGGACGATTTGTTATCAGAAACACAAATCTGTTTGACACAGTTTTTATCGATACAATATATACAGTAGATACCGTACAAAGCCCATTAGTTCAAACCGTAATATTATTCAGAGATACTACACACCAATACACGTTTTTAGTATATGGCAGTCAAGCCGCCCCCATAATGCCGAGGTTGTTACTTCCTCCTAACGATTCACAAGTTTTAATGAATGCGACACTAAGTTCAACGATTCGTGTTGTTAGCTCCAAAGCAAAAGCAACAGTTGCCCCATGCATTGTCAAAGCAATATTTGTCCCGAGCATTGGAACAAAGGACACTGTTGTTTTTATCGGACCTTGCAATCTTACAGGAACGAGATTTGGGACAGTCCAATCGAAATTACCTGTTCTCAATAAAGGCACATGCACGCGTCCGGCCGAAGCATTGACAATATGACACTCAGAAAAACCGGCGTGTATATTGCAACCTACGGACGTCAGGGAACTTTAATCAAAAAGTTGATGATGCGTGATTGACAGGCAAGCGGTTGCTCTCTTGCTATCCCGGCGGCCAGCCAAACTCCCGCTCTACAATGATGTGCGCGTGCAGGTGCGGCACGAGCTGGCCCGCGTGCTCGCCTGAGTTGATCACGAGCCGGTAGCCGTTTGCCGAAAGGTTCTGCTGCTTCACCATTTTTCCCACCGCCTCGAACAGTTTCTTCAGCACATCCGCTTTCTTCTGCGGCACGTCCTGAATGGTCTCGAAATGCTCCTTGGGGACCGCGACAAGGTGCGTGGGTGCCACGGGTTGATGTCTTTGAAGATGAGGGTACTTTCATCCTCAAAGACTTTGCTGGATGGAATTTGTCCGGCGACGATTTTACAGAAGATGCAATCTGCCACAAGAGAATCTCCTTTTTATTAAATGTAAAAACTGCCACCCTATCCGCCTTTTATCCAATCTCATATTATAGTATTTTCTATCAAATGAAAAACAAAACCAACGAACCCCCGCGGGAAATAAAACCGATCGCGCAGAACAAAAAGGCGTTCCACGACTTCGAGGTCCTTGAAAAAATCGAGGCGGGAGTGGCGCTGCTCGGCGCTGAGGTGAAATCGGTGCGTCAGGGCGGCCTGTCGCTCGCCGACAGCTTCGCCACGTGCGACAGCGGCGAGATGTTCGTGCACCATATGCACATAAGCCCTTACCAGAACAAGGGCTATTCGATCGCCGAACCATACCGGAAAAGAAAGCTCCTGCTCCATAAAAATCAGATACTGCGGCTCTGTTCCGAAGTGGAAAGAAAACACCTTACGATAATACCGCTTAAGGTATATTTTGATAAACATTGGGTGAAAATGGAACTGGGACTGTGCCGCGGCATGAAAAAGTATGACAAGCGGGACAAAATAGCCTCGGAGGAGACAAAGAGGCGCCTCGCGCAGATAATGAGGGAACGCGGAAAGCGATGACACGCCTTTGGCACGGAAAAATCCTCGGCGCCGGCGGCGCTTTTCTGGCCGCGGCCGCGGTCATTGCCGCGCTGCTGTGCCGGCCTGCCTGTTCTGAAATCCGGGTGAAAAACGAAGCGACGGGCAAGGAACAGTCCTGCGCATCGTCCGTCATCGCGGGCATTGCACAGGTCTCGGTGAGCGACGTGTGCGAGGCGGCCGGGTTCACCTGGAAATGGGATTTCGGTTCGCAGAAACTTTCGTGCGTGAAAAAAAACGCGCGGCTGACCCTGGTGCAAGGGATGCCGTTCTATCTTGTCAATGATACCCTCCGGCAGATGGCGTGCGGCCCGGTGCGCGAGGGCGGCATGCTCTTTCTGCCGCCGGCCTTGTGCCGGGAAATGCTGGCCGCGACGCTCAAGGACTCCATAGCGTGGCGCGAGGAGGATTCGCTGTTGGTGATCGCCCCGCGCGCCGCTGCGGCAAAAGCCGCGGCGGCCGCGCCCGACACGGCGGCGCGCAGGCCCGCCGATACGGTATCGCAAATAAAACAGCCGCGCCAGGAGGTGGTCAAGACCGTCGTGCTGGATCCCGGCCACGGCGGCATGGATCCGGGCGCCATCGGCCCGGGCGGGGTGGAAGAAAAAAAGGTGACCCTCGACATCGCGCTCGCGCTGCGCGACCTCATCAAAAAGAAAACCAAGCTCGCGGTGTACTGCACGCGCGAGACCGACCGGTTCATCCCGCTTGTCAACCGTACGAAATTCGCGAACGAGAAGAAGGCCGACATCTTCGTGAGCATCCATGCCAACAGCATCGAGGGCGACAAGAAGAAGAAGGACGGTACGCGGGGATATAAGGTCTATTTTCTGTCGCAGGCGAAAAACGAGGAGGACAAGCTCGTCGCCATGCGCGAAAACGCGGTTATCAAGCTGGAAGACAACTCCCGCACCTACGACAACCTGCAGGACATCCTGATTGACATGGCGGGAAACGAGTACCTCCGCGAGAGCCAGGACCTTTCCATCATGATCACCGAAACGTTCACGTCGTCGCTCAAGGACATCCCGCGGCTTCACCTTGGCGTGGGCCAGGCCAACTTCTGGGTGCTCAACGGCACCTACATGCCCTCGGTGCTCATCGAGGTGGGGTTCATCTCCAACACGCAGGAGGAGAAAAACCTCGCCGACGCGGCCGAACAGAAATCGATCGCGGCCGCGGTGTTCGCGGCGATCATGAGCTTCAAGAAGAAATACGAGGAAGGCCAATGAGCGACCCGCGGCCCATCGGCATGTTCGATTCGGGCATGGGCGGCCTCACGGTGGCGCGCGAGGTGTTCCGCTGCATGCCGGGCGAGACTATTGCATACCTCGGCGACACGGCCCGCTGCCCCTACGGCGGCCGCTCCGGGGAGACGATACGCACCTTCGGCATGCAGGACGCGCGCTTTCTGATGGAGCAGGACATCAAGATGCTCGTGGTGGCGTGCAACACCGTGTCGTCGGTGGCGCTCGATTTCATCCGGAGCGAGATCAACGAAATCCCCGTGGTGGGCGTGGTGCTGCCCGGCGCGCGCGCGGCCGTGAAGCGGACACTGCGGAAAAAAATCGGCGTGATCGGCACCTTGGCCACGATACGCACGGGATCGTATGAAAAGGCGATTCACGACATTGATCCGGCGATCAAGACCTATGCGAAACCGTGCCCGCTCTTTGTGCCGCTGGTCGAAGAAGGTTTGCTCGACACCGATATAACGAGGCTTGCGGTGCAGCGGTACCTGTCTGAGCTGCTGGCGGTCGGGATCGACTGCCTCATCCTCGGCTGCACGCATTACCCGCTGCTTTTGGAGACCATCCAGAGCACCGTGGGCGGCGGTATACAATTGCTTGACAGCGCGCTGTGGGCCGCGCGCGAGGCCGCCGACATCCTGTACGCGCTCAACGCCATGGCGCCGGAAAAAGCGGGCGGCATGGAGAAAAGCGTATTTTATGTCACGGACATGACGCCGCAGTTCGCGGAGAACGCGGAGCGGTTCCTTGGCAGCCCGCTATCGAATGTAAAGAAGATAGAACTTGAGCAGCTGGCAAAGGCGATATAAAACAAGTTGGAAGTTGAAGGTTAAAAGCAATATCATCCATTAAAAATCGCCTCCAACTTTAAACTTTAAACTTTAAACTATTTTTAATTCTTGCGGCATAGATTAATATTTGCAAATAAGTTATGATAAACCATCAAAAGGAGGATCCATGTCAGGTCATTCCAAATGGGCCAAAATAAAGAGGTCCAAGGGAAACGCAGACGCTGCAAGAGGGAGAGTCTTCAGCCGTCTGATACGCGAGATTACCATTGCAGCGCGCATGGGTGGCGGCAACCCGGACGGAAACCCGCGTCTCCGTTCGGCGATCGCCTCGGCCCGCACCGCAAACATGCCCAACAAGAACGTCGAGAACGCCATTGCCAAGGGCACCGGAACGCTCGAAGGGTCGACGTACGAGGAGTTCGTGCTCGAGGGATACGCGCCGGGCGGCGTTGCCGTACTTGTCGAGTGCATGTCGGACAACCGCAACCGCACCATTTCGGAGGTGCGCCACGCCATGACCAAGGGCGGCGGCAATCTTGCGGCGGTCAACTCGGTGGCATGGATGTTCAAGGCAAAGGGCCTCATCAGGGTCGACAAAAACGCAAAGGACGAGGACGCGCTCATGGAGGTGGTGCTTAACGCGGGCGCCGACGACATGGCGCTCGATGGCGACGAATTCGAAATCTCCACGTCGCCCGAGGCGTTCGAAGACGTGCGCGCCGCGCTGGAAAAGGCGGGCGTGAAGCCCGTGAGCGCCGAGCTCGCCAAAGTTCCTGAGAACTACGTTAAACTCGACGGCGACAGCGCCGTTAAGGTGTTGCGGCTCATCGACGAGCTCGACGAGCTCGACGACGCGCAGCACGTGTACAACAACCTTGACGTGAGCGACGAGGTGCTGGAGAAATACGCGAAGAGTTAATAATTTTTTTGATGGA contains:
- a CDS encoding HIT domain-containing protein, which produces MAPTHLVAVPKEHFETIQDVPQKKADVLKKLFEAVGKMVKQQNLSANGYRLVINSGEHAGQLVPHLHAHIIVEREFGWPPG
- the murI gene encoding glutamate racemase: MSDPRPIGMFDSGMGGLTVAREVFRCMPGETIAYLGDTARCPYGGRSGETIRTFGMQDARFLMEQDIKMLVVACNTVSSVALDFIRSEINEIPVVGVVLPGARAAVKRTLRKKIGVIGTLATIRTGSYEKAIHDIDPAIKTYAKPCPLFVPLVEEGLLDTDITRLAVQRYLSELLAVGIDCLILGCTHYPLLLETIQSTVGGGIQLLDSALWAAREAADILYALNAMAPEKAGGMEKSVFYVTDMTPQFAENAERFLGSPLSNVKKIELEQLAKAI
- the smpB gene encoding SsrA-binding protein SmpB, yielding MKNKTNEPPREIKPIAQNKKAFHDFEVLEKIEAGVALLGAEVKSVRQGGLSLADSFATCDSGEMFVHHMHISPYQNKGYSIAEPYRKRKLLLHKNQILRLCSEVERKHLTIIPLKVYFDKHWVKMELGLCRGMKKYDKRDKIASEETKRRLAQIMRERGKR
- a CDS encoding N-acetylmuramoyl-L-alanine amidase, yielding MTRLWHGKILGAGGAFLAAAAVIAALLCRPACSEIRVKNEATGKEQSCASSVIAGIAQVSVSDVCEAAGFTWKWDFGSQKLSCVKKNARLTLVQGMPFYLVNDTLRQMACGPVREGGMLFLPPALCREMLAATLKDSIAWREEDSLLVIAPRAAAAKAAAAAPDTAARRPADTVSQIKQPRQEVVKTVVLDPGHGGMDPGAIGPGGVEEKKVTLDIALALRDLIKKKTKLAVYCTRETDRFIPLVNRTKFANEKKADIFVSIHANSIEGDKKKKDGTRGYKVYFLSQAKNEEDKLVAMRENAVIKLEDNSRTYDNLQDILIDMAGNEYLRESQDLSIMITETFTSSLKDIPRLHLGVGQANFWVLNGTYMPSVLIEVGFISNTQEEKNLADAAEQKSIAAAVFAAIMSFKKKYEEGQ
- a CDS encoding YebC/PmpR family DNA-binding transcriptional regulator, whose protein sequence is MSGHSKWAKIKRSKGNADAARGRVFSRLIREITIAARMGGGNPDGNPRLRSAIASARTANMPNKNVENAIAKGTGTLEGSTYEEFVLEGYAPGGVAVLVECMSDNRNRTISEVRHAMTKGGGNLAAVNSVAWMFKAKGLIRVDKNAKDEDALMEVVLNAGADDMALDGDEFEISTSPEAFEDVRAALEKAGVKPVSAELAKVPENYVKLDGDSAVKVLRLIDELDELDDAQHVYNNLDVSDEVLEKYAKS